Proteins from one Sabethes cyaneus chromosome 2, idSabCyanKW18_F2, whole genome shotgun sequence genomic window:
- the LOC128735142 gene encoding putative protein TPRXL, which yields MSSKNNYFIASFSPVKDVYKSVSTSSNYSSSSSLVSTASSARPQSQQSQQQQHQQQSQSQATKGEGDSSDSGAPVQRSASFNATCTVPLSISKTTHVKNSASFSSCSLLTKVAKKSGLSGSLTANSLLKFSTSSSANSLQQLKQQQQANGITISSNITEALAMAGQNPNPCLSASSSGQLRTPPSASSSTSLASSTTSTVTATAAAAPSSTATAAAALSLSQFSKNNIVDYYV from the coding sequence ATGTCGAGCAAGAATAACTATTTTATTGCCTCCTTCTCGCCGGTGAAGGACGTTTATAAGTCCGTTTCGACCAGTTCGAACTATTCTTCCTCGTCGTCGCTGGTATCCACGGCCAGTTCGGCACGACCACAGTCGCAACAgtcacagcaacagcagcaccagcagcagtcgCAGTCGCAGGCGACCAAGGGAGAAGGCGATTCATCCGATAGTGGAGCCCCTGTGCAGCGGTCGGCCTCGTTTAACGCCACTTGTACTGTTCCACTTAGTATCAGCAAGACCACGCACGTCAAAAATTCCGCCTCGTTCAGCAGCTGCTCCCTGCTGACGAAAGTGGCCAAAAAATCCGGTCTCTCCGGTTCACTGACCGCCAACTCACTGCTGAAGTTCTCTACTTCCAGTTCCGCCAACAGTTTGCAGCAGCTGAAACAGCAACAGCAAGCAAATGGCATAACCATTTCTAGCAACATCACAGAAGCTCTAGCGATGGCCGGTCAAAATCCGAATCCATGCCTGTCGGCATCTTCATCCGGACAACTACGGACCCCGCCGTCGGCTTCCTCGTCTACGTCGTTGGCTTCCTCGACGACCTCCACCGTAACTGCCACCGCCGCCGCTGCTCCTTCTTCGActgccactgctgctgctgctctctCGTTGTCGCAGTTCAGCAAGAACAACATTGTTGATTATTACGTTTAA